One stretch of Novosphingobium pentaromativorans US6-1 DNA includes these proteins:
- a CDS encoding XrtA/PEP-CTERM system-associated ATPase → MFDDFYGFESRPFQLTPDPAFYFESRTHRKALSYLGYGLAQGEGFVVITGEVGAGKSTLVAHLMATIDPSRLTAAQVVTSALDGEEIVHVVAQAFGLAVAGHDKASALGAIEGFLHEEARQGRRCLLIVDEAQNLTVSALEELRMLSNFQLGSHPLLQTLLLGQPEFRSTLLESGELEQLRQRVIATHHLEAMQADEVQAYIEHRLGCVGWQGNPQFDAQVFAGIFDATGGVPRRINQLVNRLLLLGAVEQRCVIDGEVLDQVLAELDADGSISLVSRKAAEPEAEPEAAAMQGEAAEPAVSPRGEEARTETVPGGIDSDEVAAIIEAAMADRDAQITELQQAVLELAMAAEAREHEAADAGQAQVASLEAQLQAMSGHVSDLEARLAEHDRMLRHTLTMLIEWIEGGEGQRRAA, encoded by the coding sequence ATGTTCGACGATTTCTACGGGTTCGAGAGCCGCCCGTTCCAGCTGACGCCCGATCCGGCGTTCTATTTCGAGAGCCGGACGCACCGCAAGGCGCTGTCCTACCTCGGCTATGGCCTCGCCCAGGGCGAAGGCTTCGTGGTCATCACCGGCGAAGTGGGCGCGGGCAAGTCGACGCTTGTCGCGCACCTCATGGCAACGATCGATCCCAGCCGCCTGACTGCGGCGCAAGTCGTCACCAGCGCACTCGATGGCGAGGAGATCGTCCATGTCGTCGCGCAGGCTTTCGGACTTGCGGTCGCCGGGCACGACAAGGCCTCGGCGCTGGGCGCGATCGAAGGCTTCCTGCATGAGGAAGCGCGCCAGGGCCGCCGCTGCCTGCTGATCGTCGACGAGGCGCAGAATCTCACTGTCTCTGCGCTCGAAGAGCTGCGCATGCTTTCCAACTTCCAGCTCGGATCGCATCCGCTGCTGCAGACGCTTCTGCTTGGCCAGCCGGAATTCCGCTCGACCTTGCTGGAGAGCGGGGAACTGGAGCAGCTGCGCCAGCGCGTCATTGCCACCCACCACCTCGAGGCGATGCAGGCCGACGAAGTGCAGGCCTATATCGAACACCGCCTTGGCTGCGTGGGCTGGCAGGGCAATCCGCAGTTCGATGCGCAAGTCTTCGCCGGGATCTTCGATGCGACCGGCGGCGTGCCCCGGCGCATCAACCAGCTCGTCAATCGCCTGCTGCTGCTGGGCGCGGTCGAGCAGCGTTGCGTCATCGACGGCGAGGTGCTGGACCAGGTCCTTGCCGAACTGGACGCGGACGGTTCGATCTCGCTTGTGAGCCGCAAGGCTGCCGAGCCCGAGGCCGAGCCCGAGGCCGCTGCAATGCAGGGCGAGGCGGCCGAACCCGCGGTTTCGCCGCGCGGGGAAGAAGCACGCACGGAAACTGTCCCGGGCGGCATCGACAGCGATGAAGTCGCCGCGATCATCGAAGCTGCAATGGCCGACCGCGACGCCCAGATCACTGAACTGCAACAGGCCGTGCTCGAACTCGCGATGGCGGCCGAAGCGCGCGAGCATGAAGCTGCCGATGCCGGCCAGGCGCAAGTGGCGTCGCTCGAAGCGCAGCTTCAGGCGATGTCCGGCCATGTCTCGGATCTCGAGGCGCGCCTTGCCGAGCATGACCGCATGCTGCGCCATACCCTGACGATGCTGATCGAGTGGATCGAAGGCGGCGAGGGCCAGCGCCGCGCTGCCTGA
- a CDS encoding EAL domain-containing protein: MTDLKARFRKFWSNARFRIVFWATLTGVLCGVSGVGLPVEDVIGSIRDYLRRHPSNGEIALVLQDSRTLDELGAIDVTRAEDAKVTAALFAAGAKRVFFDRGLRYDDSDNGNKQFVDVLKKHPGQVFLSAMPSSDGAGGNHASVLPSVTFRENAKVVSALALHHPFNLNVSWPYSSNSAIGVIPSLPAAIAGVEQGPDLLFQPDYSIDYRTIPTSSYIDVLRGDFEKSNVAGKDVIIAPGSIAYNDIHPLPGGQGYAPGGYFHAIAAETLKRGLPMDVGWIPPFLLVCAIVISGFGRGRVFDVYRFSGLALVLIAAPFVLNYVNIKVDIFPALAVAAVAVFRMRNLDRVEVAGETNAGSGLPSVQALRNFDAMSTKILVALKIRNYGAIIGSFAEHVEAQVAHEIVRRIRISDHDVTVYHESGMFLWLSNIRSTFDLFENLEGLHRIVQNGIQVSGMDIDLSFNCGIDSEFDRTVSSRVASAMQSAEEAVRNDELVYQHDSRRHEAQWELSLLTQLDRAIDNGEVWVAYQPKLDVKSNRIAGAEALVRWTHPERGPISPDKFIRIAEEFHRIERITRFVVNEAVRSAVNLARLGYDFSMSVNISAQLLRNPGLPGMISEILAAHGLPPEKLVLEITETDRLDRSSRTFQMLQRLVQSGLRLSIDDFGTGNATIDYLRYLPAAEVKIDKVFIQAMEANKEDYLLVQSIIEMAHSLDRIVVAEGVETGTALEILKGMGCDTIQGYYVSRPVPFPDLIDNIERKQARMNG; this comes from the coding sequence ATGACCGATCTCAAGGCCCGTTTCCGCAAGTTCTGGAGCAATGCCCGCTTCCGCATCGTCTTCTGGGCGACGCTGACCGGCGTTCTGTGCGGCGTTTCGGGTGTCGGCCTGCCGGTCGAGGATGTGATTGGCAGTATACGCGATTATTTACGGCGCCATCCCTCGAACGGCGAAATTGCGCTCGTTCTCCAAGACAGTCGAACGCTCGACGAGCTTGGTGCCATTGATGTGACTAGGGCTGAAGACGCCAAAGTGACCGCAGCGCTCTTCGCGGCTGGCGCAAAGCGCGTTTTCTTCGATCGTGGGTTGCGTTACGACGATTCTGACAACGGTAATAAGCAATTCGTCGATGTGCTGAAGAAGCACCCCGGGCAGGTCTTTCTCAGTGCCATGCCCAGCAGCGACGGCGCAGGCGGTAATCACGCAAGCGTTTTGCCGTCCGTGACTTTCAGGGAGAATGCCAAGGTGGTGTCCGCCCTGGCCTTGCATCATCCCTTCAACCTCAATGTAAGTTGGCCGTATTCGTCGAATAGTGCGATTGGGGTAATTCCTAGTTTGCCGGCTGCAATCGCAGGGGTGGAGCAAGGGCCCGATCTCCTTTTTCAGCCCGACTATTCGATCGACTATCGGACAATACCCACCAGCAGCTACATAGATGTGCTTCGCGGAGACTTCGAGAAATCGAACGTCGCCGGGAAGGATGTCATCATTGCACCCGGGTCGATCGCATATAACGACATTCATCCGTTGCCCGGCGGGCAGGGGTACGCACCAGGCGGCTATTTCCATGCTATCGCGGCTGAGACACTAAAGCGCGGATTGCCGATGGATGTGGGCTGGATTCCACCATTCCTGCTTGTTTGCGCCATTGTGATTTCCGGCTTTGGACGTGGTCGCGTCTTCGACGTTTATCGCTTTTCGGGTCTAGCGCTGGTCCTGATCGCGGCGCCATTTGTGCTGAATTATGTAAACATCAAAGTGGATATATTTCCTGCGCTTGCCGTTGCCGCCGTGGCGGTCTTCCGCATGCGTAACCTCGATCGCGTGGAGGTCGCGGGCGAGACCAATGCGGGCTCGGGGCTCCCGAGTGTGCAGGCACTGCGCAATTTCGACGCGATGTCGACCAAGATCCTGGTTGCTCTGAAGATACGCAATTACGGAGCCATAATCGGCAGCTTTGCCGAGCACGTGGAGGCGCAAGTCGCGCATGAAATCGTGCGGCGTATCCGCATCAGCGATCACGACGTGACCGTCTATCATGAAAGCGGCATGTTCCTGTGGCTGTCGAACATCCGCAGCACTTTCGATCTTTTCGAAAACCTCGAAGGCCTGCATCGCATCGTTCAGAACGGCATCCAGGTCAGCGGCATGGATATCGATCTCTCCTTCAACTGCGGCATCGATTCCGAGTTCGACCGGACGGTCTCCAGCCGCGTCGCAAGCGCGATGCAGTCGGCAGAGGAAGCGGTTCGCAACGACGAACTCGTCTATCAGCACGATAGCCGCCGTCATGAGGCGCAGTGGGAACTTTCGCTTCTGACCCAGCTCGATCGCGCTATCGACAATGGCGAAGTCTGGGTCGCCTATCAGCCCAAGCTCGACGTGAAGTCCAATCGCATTGCCGGTGCTGAGGCGTTGGTGCGCTGGACGCACCCGGAACGTGGACCGATCAGCCCGGACAAGTTCATCCGCATTGCCGAGGAATTCCACCGGATCGAACGCATAACCCGCTTCGTCGTCAACGAAGCGGTGCGTTCTGCCGTCAACCTCGCGCGGCTGGGCTACGACTTCTCGATGTCGGTCAACATTTCGGCGCAATTGCTGCGCAATCCGGGCCTTCCGGGAATGATTTCAGAGATTCTCGCCGCGCACGGTCTGCCGCCGGAGAAGCTGGTCCTGGAAATCACCGAGACCGATCGTCTCGATCGCAGTTCGCGAACGTTCCAGATGCTCCAGCGCCTGGTCCAGTCCGGGCTGCGCTTGTCGATCGATGATTTCGGCACGGGCAATGCGACGATCGACTACTTGCGCTACCTCCCGGCCGCAGAGGTTAAGATCGACAAGGTCTTCATCCAGGCCATGGAAGCGAACAAGGAGGACTACCTGCTCGTCCAGTCGATCATCGAAATGGCCCATTCACTCGATCGCATTGTCGTTGCTGAAGGGGTGGAAACCGGGACCGCGCTCGAGATTCTCAAGGGCATGGGATGCGACACCATCCAGGGCTACTACGTCAGTCGTCCGGTGCCATTTCCTGATCTGATCGATAATATCGAAAGGAAGCAGGCCCGAATGAATGGTTAA
- a CDS encoding XrtA/PEP-CTERM system amidotransferase, with protein MCGIAGIYHLETPKPVDPARVEAMCDAMVHRGPDGHGVWTAPGVGLGHRRLSIIDLAGSPQPMASSDGRAMLVFNGEIYNYRELRQELRKTGAMFHTDGDSEVILAAWQRWGPECVSRLHGMFAFAIYDCEARTLFLARDRLGVKPLFMAPLSDGSLVFGSELKALLAHPLLRRDVDPLAVEDYLAWGYVPDSRSMIKGVMKLPAGHSLLLQHGKSLPAPRQYWDVSFAERRKGRVEDLEAELLHLMRQAVTSRMVADVPLGAFLSGGVDSSSVVALMAEASSQAVRTCSIGFDVAALDETAYASQVAERYGTDHQARQVSPDDFGMIDTLAGMFDEPFADASALPTWRVCQLARESVTVALSGDGADEALAGYRRHLFQHGEDRVRALLPQSVRGPVFGTLGAIYPKADWAPRPLRAKTTLLSLAGDSAEGYARAIGFTSPELRESLYSPEYLRLRGDYRAETPLLELMRGAPARSGLDRAQYADLKSWLPGDILTKVDRTSMAVSLEAREPLLDHRLIEFAASLPESMRVRSGQGKWLMKRTMRRFLPDDILYRPKQGFVTPIAQWFRGPLAQVARDACSSAQLARTGWFDSRRLSGLVDAHLAGTSDNSRLLWQLLMLEKAFTKLGIA; from the coding sequence ATGTGCGGCATTGCCGGAATCTATCATCTTGAAACGCCAAAGCCCGTCGACCCCGCCAGGGTCGAGGCGATGTGCGATGCGATGGTCCATCGCGGGCCTGACGGGCACGGGGTTTGGACGGCGCCGGGCGTAGGGCTGGGGCATCGACGCCTGTCGATCATCGATCTTGCCGGCTCTCCACAGCCAATGGCTTCCAGCGATGGCCGCGCGATGCTGGTCTTCAACGGCGAGATCTACAACTACCGCGAGCTGCGCCAGGAACTGCGCAAGACCGGCGCGATGTTCCATACCGACGGCGACAGCGAGGTCATTCTTGCTGCATGGCAGCGCTGGGGCCCCGAATGCGTCAGCCGCCTGCACGGCATGTTCGCTTTCGCGATCTACGACTGCGAGGCGCGCACGCTTTTCCTGGCCCGGGACCGACTGGGCGTGAAGCCCCTGTTCATGGCGCCATTGAGCGACGGCAGCCTCGTCTTCGGTTCGGAACTCAAGGCGCTGCTGGCGCATCCCCTGCTGCGGCGGGATGTCGATCCCTTGGCCGTGGAGGATTACCTGGCCTGGGGCTACGTGCCGGACAGTCGCTCGATGATCAAAGGGGTCATGAAGCTGCCCGCGGGCCATTCGCTGCTTCTGCAGCATGGCAAGTCGTTGCCCGCGCCCCGGCAGTACTGGGACGTCTCCTTCGCCGAGCGGCGCAAGGGGAGGGTTGAGGACCTAGAGGCCGAGTTGCTGCACCTGATGCGGCAGGCGGTGACTTCGCGCATGGTGGCCGACGTCCCGCTCGGGGCATTCCTTTCAGGCGGCGTCGACAGCTCGAGCGTGGTGGCCCTGATGGCGGAGGCCTCTTCGCAGGCCGTGCGCACCTGTTCCATCGGTTTCGACGTCGCCGCGCTCGACGAGACAGCATACGCCAGCCAGGTCGCGGAGCGTTACGGCACCGATCACCAGGCTCGGCAGGTCTCCCCGGACGACTTCGGGATGATCGATACGCTGGCGGGCATGTTCGACGAGCCATTCGCCGATGCTTCGGCGCTGCCGACTTGGCGGGTGTGCCAGCTTGCACGCGAAAGCGTGACAGTCGCTCTGTCCGGTGACGGCGCGGACGAGGCGCTTGCCGGTTATCGCCGGCATCTTTTCCAGCATGGCGAGGATCGCGTTCGCGCGCTTCTGCCGCAATCGGTGCGCGGTCCGGTGTTCGGAACGCTGGGTGCGATCTATCCCAAGGCTGACTGGGCGCCGCGGCCCCTGCGGGCAAAGACGACGCTGCTTTCGCTCGCGGGCGATTCCGCCGAGGGCTATGCGCGTGCGATCGGCTTCACTTCGCCGGAACTGCGCGAAAGCCTCTATTCCCCGGAGTACCTGCGACTTCGCGGGGACTACCGGGCCGAGACACCGCTGCTGGAACTGATGCGCGGCGCGCCCGCGCGCTCGGGGCTGGACCGCGCGCAATATGCCGACCTCAAGTCGTGGCTTCCGGGGGATATCCTGACCAAGGTCGACCGCACGAGCATGGCGGTCAGCCTTGAAGCGCGCGAGCCCTTGCTCGATCACCGGTTGATCGAATTCGCCGCCAGCCTGCCCGAATCGATGCGCGTGCGCAGCGGGCAGGGCAAGTGGCTGATGAAGCGCACGATGCGGCGATTCCTGCCGGACGACATCCTTTATCGCCCCAAGCAGGGCTTCGTGACGCCGATTGCCCAGTGGTTTCGCGGTCCGCTCGCCCAGGTGGCCCGGGATGCCTGTTCCAGTGCCCAGCTGGCACGAACCGGCTGGTTCGACAGCCGCCGCCTGTCGGGCCTGGTCGATGCGCATCTGGCGGGAACTTCGGACAATTCCCGGCTGCTCTGGCAGTTGCTGATGCTTGAGAAGGCATTTACCAAGTTGGGTATTGCCTGA
- a CDS encoding TIGR03087 family PEP-CTERM/XrtA system glycosyltransferase — protein sequence MGEILFLSHRIPFPPDRGDKIRSHHVLKALAGMAPVHVATFADDEQDFASEADLAAIAASHRLLRRTKPLPLAAFEALSGGKPVSLTAFHDRRLKAWVRDTLRDRDIDVIYVFSGQMAQYVPGTFTGRVVADLVDVDSAKFDAYGANAKGLRSWIDRREGRVLGAEEARIVRRADASLLISPLEAELLLSRLPPDLAVSAKVHAMGNGLDSTYFDPAVVKPEPRIVQSGGPRIIFTGQMDYAPNVAAVLRAIDRIMPAVRSACGHASLHVVGRNPVDALLARDGVNGTRIWGRVDDIRPWLAGADLALVPLEIARGVQNKVLEAMAMELPVILTPGAANGIDAVNGRDFHIADGDAAMAGAILAISQSAARRQAKGSAARRWIVENASWPAALARLPEFIGRSDARMNAVA from the coding sequence ATGGGCGAGATCCTGTTCCTGTCCCACCGCATTCCGTTCCCTCCCGACCGGGGCGACAAGATCCGCTCGCACCATGTTCTCAAGGCATTGGCCGGCATGGCTCCCGTTCATGTCGCCACTTTCGCCGACGACGAGCAGGACTTTGCCAGCGAAGCGGATCTCGCGGCGATTGCGGCCAGCCATCGGCTGCTGCGCCGGACGAAGCCGCTGCCGCTTGCCGCGTTCGAGGCCCTTTCTGGCGGCAAGCCGGTCAGCCTCACCGCCTTTCACGACCGTCGCCTGAAGGCCTGGGTGCGCGACACGCTGCGCGACCGGGACATCGACGTCATCTACGTTTTTTCGGGGCAGATGGCGCAATATGTGCCCGGCACCTTCACCGGCCGCGTCGTGGCGGATCTGGTCGACGTCGATTCGGCCAAGTTCGACGCCTATGGAGCCAACGCAAAGGGCCTGCGCAGCTGGATCGATCGGCGCGAAGGCCGCGTCCTCGGCGCGGAAGAAGCGCGCATCGTCCGCCGCGCCGATGCAAGCCTGCTGATCAGTCCCCTCGAAGCCGAATTGCTGCTTTCGCGACTGCCGCCGGACCTTGCGGTAAGTGCAAAGGTCCACGCGATGGGCAATGGTCTCGACAGCACGTATTTCGACCCGGCCGTGGTCAAGCCTGAGCCGCGCATCGTGCAGTCGGGCGGTCCCCGCATCATCTTTACCGGGCAAATGGATTACGCGCCCAATGTGGCTGCGGTGCTGCGGGCCATCGACCGCATCATGCCCGCCGTCCGATCGGCTTGCGGACATGCGAGCTTGCATGTCGTGGGGCGCAATCCGGTCGACGCATTGCTAGCGCGCGATGGCGTGAACGGCACGCGGATCTGGGGACGCGTCGACGATATTCGCCCGTGGCTTGCAGGTGCGGATCTCGCGCTGGTGCCGCTGGAGATCGCGCGCGGCGTGCAGAACAAGGTGCTTGAAGCGATGGCGATGGAATTGCCGGTGATTCTCACGCCTGGAGCGGCCAACGGTATCGATGCCGTCAATGGGCGCGACTTTCACATTGCCGATGGCGACGCCGCGATGGCAGGGGCGATCCTTGCCATTTCCCAGAGCGCCGCGCGCAGGCAGGCCAAGGGATCGGCGGCACGCCGTTGGATCGTCGAGAACGCAAGCTGGCCGGCCGCGCTTGCGCGCCTGCCCGAATTCATCGGGCGCTCCGATGCCCGAATGAACGCGGTTGCCTGA
- a CDS encoding XrtA system polysaccharide deacetylase — protein sequence MPASPQINGLSVDVEDWFQVGAFETVIARDDWSRLADRVERNCDTILEMFCDAGVRGTFFTLGWVAERHGPLMRRIAAEGHEVASHGWDHERVFRLGADGFARDLERSRKAIEDAAGVAVTGYRAPSFSIDARTPWAFEVLAAQGYAYSSSVAPIAHDHYGWREAPRFAFHPLAGSDLVEIPVTTATFAGRRLAAGGGGFFRVLPYGFSRWAIRQVNREEGRPAVFYFHPWEIDPDQPRVENAPLRSRLRHYTNLDVMAGKLRQLIDEFSWGRMDDLAARESDRAMALAA from the coding sequence ATGCCCGCCAGTCCCCAGATCAACGGTCTCTCGGTCGATGTCGAGGACTGGTTCCAGGTCGGCGCCTTCGAAACCGTCATCGCGCGTGATGACTGGTCCAGGCTGGCGGACCGGGTCGAGCGCAATTGCGATACCATCCTTGAAATGTTCTGCGATGCGGGCGTTAGGGGGACTTTCTTCACGCTGGGCTGGGTGGCCGAGCGTCACGGTCCGCTGATGCGCCGCATCGCGGCCGAAGGGCATGAAGTGGCAAGCCATGGCTGGGACCATGAGCGCGTCTTCCGCCTTGGCGCAGACGGCTTCGCGCGCGATCTCGAACGCAGCCGCAAGGCCATTGAGGACGCCGCCGGGGTCGCTGTAACCGGCTACCGGGCGCCGAGCTTCTCCATCGATGCGCGCACGCCATGGGCTTTCGAGGTGCTGGCTGCGCAGGGCTATGCCTACAGCTCCAGTGTCGCGCCTATCGCCCACGATCACTACGGCTGGCGCGAGGCGCCGCGCTTCGCCTTTCATCCGCTGGCAGGCAGCGATCTCGTCGAGATCCCGGTCACCACCGCGACTTTCGCCGGACGCCGTCTTGCCGCAGGTGGAGGCGGCTTCTTCCGCGTCCTGCCCTATGGCTTTTCGCGCTGGGCGATCCGGCAAGTGAATCGCGAGGAGGGGCGACCGGCGGTGTTCTACTTCCACCCCTGGGAAATCGATCCCGACCAGCCGCGCGTCGAGAATGCGCCGCTGCGCTCGCGTCTGCGGCACTACACCAATCTCGATGTCATGGCGGGTAAGCTGCGCCAGCTTATCGACGAGTTCAGCTGGGGCCGCATGGACGATCTCGCCGCGCGCGAATCGGACAGGGCCATGGCGCTGGCGGCGTGA
- a CDS encoding FemAB family XrtA/PEP-CTERM system-associated protein: MNAPFAPTRAQVRLADLADPGEVARLEGYVAAHPQATPFHRPAWFVATARATGNRAFALVQERHGEIVAFLPLSAIHSPIFGNMLASSGFAIGGGLLADDGAEPAEVLRAAEELALRLSCPTIELRGGALPDAGQGWVLKSESHCNFARPLAADDEAELLTVPRKQRAEVRKSLANDLTVEIGTSERDRAAHYAVFAESYRNLGTPVFPRGLLDAVVDAFGEDADILTVRHEGRPLASVITVYHRGAAMPYWGGGTREARRLRANDRMYFELMLHARRRGCTAFDFGRSKTGSGAYHFKRNWGFEPEALTYASWTAPGARAREADPASAKLSLQIALWQKLPLGIANRLGPLIARGIG, translated from the coding sequence GTGAACGCACCTTTCGCCCCGACCCGCGCACAGGTGCGGCTGGCCGACCTGGCCGATCCGGGCGAGGTCGCCCGGCTCGAAGGCTATGTCGCGGCGCATCCGCAAGCTACGCCCTTCCATCGTCCGGCCTGGTTCGTGGCCACCGCCCGCGCCACCGGAAACCGCGCGTTCGCACTGGTGCAGGAGCGGCATGGCGAGATCGTTGCGTTCCTTCCGCTCAGTGCGATCCATTCGCCCATCTTCGGAAACATGCTGGCCTCCAGCGGCTTTGCCATCGGCGGCGGCTTGCTGGCGGACGACGGCGCCGAGCCTGCAGAGGTGCTGCGCGCTGCCGAGGAACTGGCGCTGCGCCTCTCCTGCCCGACAATCGAGCTGCGCGGCGGCGCACTTCCCGACGCGGGGCAGGGCTGGGTGCTCAAGAGCGAATCGCACTGCAACTTCGCCCGGCCCCTGGCGGCGGACGACGAGGCGGAATTGCTCACGGTCCCGCGCAAGCAGCGCGCCGAAGTCCGCAAGTCGCTCGCGAACGACCTGACTGTCGAGATCGGCACCTCCGAGCGCGACCGGGCTGCGCACTATGCGGTCTTTGCCGAGAGTTATCGCAATCTGGGCACGCCGGTATTCCCGCGCGGGTTGCTCGACGCCGTCGTCGATGCTTTCGGCGAGGATGCGGACATCCTGACCGTCCGGCACGAAGGACGTCCTCTCGCCAGCGTGATCACGGTCTATCACCGGGGCGCGGCGATGCCCTATTGGGGCGGGGGCACCCGGGAGGCGCGGCGCCTGCGCGCGAACGACCGGATGTACTTCGAGCTCATGCTCCACGCCCGCCGCCGCGGGTGCACTGCGTTCGACTTCGGCCGGTCCAAGACCGGAAGCGGGGCCTATCATTTCAAGCGCAACTGGGGCTTCGAGCCCGAAGCGCTGACTTATGCCAGCTGGACCGCTCCCGGAGCCCGAGCGCGCGAGGCCGATCCGGCGAGCGCCAAGCTGTCGCTGCAGATCGCGCTCTGGCAGAAGCTGCCGCTGGGCATTGCCAATCGCCTTGGGCCGCTGATTGCCCGGGGGATCGGCTGA
- the xrtA gene encoding exosortase A translates to MRSLAADLNFGESPIPESWRGPLLRLAGVWLVLVFTFAKDWAAMARQWWDISTYNHVLLIPPILGWLVWQRWGELRKIAPQCWWPGLLLFGGAAFIWLLGAISGLDLARQAGAIAMLGASVPLLLGPQVSAGLLFPLCYLAFLVPLGEELVTILQMITADITVALTHLSGIPAVIDGVFIDTPAGLFEVAEACSGVKFLIAMVAFGVLTANVCFVSWPRRIVMVGACVIVPILANGVRAWGTIYAAQWFGAEVAAGFDHIVYGWFFFAIVLGLVILGAWRFFDRPLADPMIDAEAIGRSRLVGRLSAMQVRPAFALLGLVALMLLARGWAYGADRIAAPLPPQIELPAVSGWTRADYSPSIWWEPQASGADHRLLGSYVDGEGRKVDVFLALYASQGEGREAGGFGQGALMPDSAWAWQSPGRAFPEGRSERLLGAGKVERLAVTWYRNGNLLTGSNARLKLAVIGNHLLLRRRPTTMLIVSAEDAPAKPAADAISRFLSSTGPPGAWMDRVEQLR, encoded by the coding sequence ATGCGTTCCTTGGCCGCCGATCTCAATTTCGGCGAAAGTCCGATCCCTGAAAGCTGGCGCGGGCCGCTGCTGCGACTGGCGGGAGTCTGGCTCGTTCTGGTCTTCACGTTCGCCAAGGACTGGGCGGCGATGGCGCGTCAGTGGTGGGACATTTCCACATACAATCATGTTCTTCTGATCCCGCCGATCCTAGGCTGGCTGGTCTGGCAGCGCTGGGGCGAACTGCGCAAGATTGCGCCACAATGCTGGTGGCCGGGTCTGCTCCTGTTCGGAGGCGCCGCCTTCATCTGGTTGCTGGGCGCGATATCGGGACTGGACCTTGCGCGCCAGGCCGGGGCTATCGCCATGCTCGGCGCAAGCGTCCCGCTGCTGCTGGGGCCGCAGGTCAGCGCCGGGTTGCTCTTCCCGCTTTGCTACCTCGCCTTCCTCGTCCCGCTGGGCGAGGAACTGGTGACCATTTTGCAGATGATCACTGCCGATATCACCGTTGCGCTCACCCATCTGAGCGGCATCCCGGCGGTCATCGACGGTGTCTTCATCGATACCCCTGCAGGCCTGTTCGAAGTTGCGGAAGCCTGTTCGGGCGTGAAGTTCCTGATCGCTATGGTCGCGTTCGGTGTGCTGACTGCCAATGTCTGCTTTGTCAGCTGGCCGCGCCGGATCGTCATGGTCGGGGCCTGTGTGATCGTGCCGATCCTCGCCAATGGCGTAAGGGCATGGGGCACGATCTATGCGGCTCAATGGTTTGGGGCAGAGGTTGCGGCAGGTTTCGATCACATTGTCTATGGCTGGTTTTTTTTCGCCATCGTGCTGGGGCTCGTGATCCTTGGCGCCTGGCGGTTTTTCGACCGACCGCTGGCAGATCCGATGATCGATGCCGAAGCGATAGGCCGCAGCAGGCTGGTAGGTCGCCTTTCCGCAATGCAGGTGCGGCCTGCGTTCGCTCTGCTGGGCCTTGTTGCGCTGATGCTCCTCGCACGTGGCTGGGCCTATGGAGCCGACCGGATTGCCGCGCCCCTGCCGCCGCAAATAGAGCTTCCTGCGGTCTCCGGCTGGACGCGCGCGGACTATTCGCCGTCGATCTGGTGGGAACCGCAGGCGTCCGGCGCCGATCATCGCCTGCTCGGAAGCTATGTCGACGGCGAGGGGCGCAAGGTCGATGTGTTCCTGGCGCTCTATGCGTCGCAGGGGGAAGGGCGCGAAGCCGGAGGATTCGGGCAGGGCGCGCTGATGCCGGACAGTGCCTGGGCTTGGCAGAGCCCGGGCAGGGCCTTCCCGGAGGGCAGGAGCGAGCGACTGCTCGGCGCCGGCAAGGTCGAGCGGCTGGCCGTCACCTGGTATCGCAACGGAAATCTGCTCACAGGCAGCAACGCGCGCCTCAAGCTGGCCGTGATCGGTAATCATCTTCTCCTGCGGAGACGCCCGACGACCATGCTGATCGTCTCGGCCGAGGATGCGCCCGCCAAGCCTGCTGCCGATGCCATATCGCGTTTCCTGTCATCCACCGGGCCGCCAGGCGCGTGGATGGACCGCGTCGAACAACTCCGGTAG